taattgagcatttttggtttctgctgaaagttttcttctgtaggtcgactcagatgcaaggtaggtcgacctaagttgcttcaaATGTTTGAAATGCTTTAGGGATGTTACTCTATGATGCAtttatgcttagttacttgcCTGTATGCctaaaacatgatatgttatgaatggagatgatagacacatatatgtaattgagatatatggataaacatacatgaagtcactataagcatgttaattgatagcatattatagtatcaataaaatttttggaagtgaacaataaacatgttaccgctttctcaatgtgtaggtgttttgtcatcattatgTGGGatcttcttgtcagtgtgccacaatcctggatttgatgatgaatttgtcttgatagaatgtttcatgTCTTGGttgcttgattttgcgaaaaactcatctagtatcgattacttgatgttctcccggatgtgggacagggtcccaaacattattctgcttagaataggtttaaatttccttgcaatgcaatttgccaattgctcatcaagtaatgcgtcctttgtgtttttcgggttaacttgtatttgtgatgtatcttatacattagttgtggccaggtcacctacatttcctttgccaagtataGTTCTTCGATtgctgtcttcatagatgacataccaagagtgatatgtcttcttttatgtgtcttgagcatcagctatcaagggatcatcacctttcggcgatgtcaagacacttttcctgcaaaattaatttagagtggaaggtccccaatcttcattgggtcctaggtggtgagtacataaattgttgcacttaggcaaccattgaaatactcctttaggaactaaaatcctcctaaatttgcatttttcaatggtatgaccctttttgcaacaataatgacaggtaatatgatgagaatatgctgttttgctagttgatacttttggtacaaaagtgtatttactatataaaggagtatacgatcttttgaacttatttggatcaaccgcaaaggtcacttttggttgtagagccttgtctaatttggcttttagatctcttacttctttttgccaaatgtgacatgtctcacaaccaaaccatgatgtaggatctatttcaactttatccttttgaatgtctagcatagattgttttaaagcttccatatccttttcggttttctcaacttttgattcaagatatgaaaagattttcttatttgaggccaaaagtttaaaagctttaattgcatctttatgtaattcttcaaaagcaagttttagttgagaatgagataccttatctacgagttcaggtttaagatgacttacagctttctttttcttgtgttgatgagccataaaacataggtttgctgattcttcttcttcgcttgatgagctttcactagatgagtcactttcccatgctatgtaggctctcttagatttgttatgacctttgccttggttcttctctttttccttcttaaggtatggacaatccggtttgtagtgaccggctttcccacaattaaagcaagggcctttgatttttcctttgttgttgtcatcttgtttgaacttgtttgattgctttctatagttgatcaagcctttgtcagaatgttttgctccatttttatttagatatttgttgtatcttcgcacaaacagtcccatttcctcatcatcggagtcttcgtcatcacttgtatcactatcctctagctcttgtcttgaggtcttggagcttgaagcctttagagttattgacttcttctctacctctttctccatgttcttttctttctttgcccttttctcatgcatgtcaaggcatttaaggtgttgttcatgttcctctagtttaccaaagagagtggtaatgtctaaggtatttagatcatttgcttcctttattgctgtaaccttgggttgccattccctattcaaacatcttaagattttgttagtagcaactgcattggaaacaggtctatcaagagaatttaaccgatttttcaggtgaacgaatctcttctgcatgttttcgatggattcaccatcttccatgtggaacagttcgaactcttgagttaacgtattgatcctagctagtttgacatcatccgttccctcgtgggcaacttgcaatgtgtcccacatagctttagcggatctacaatgggaaacgcgatagtattcatcaactcctagagctgagattagaatgtttctcgctttccaatcgtatgcatatctcttttcatcttcagcatcccaagtgttttctggttttggaacaactgcaccagctgcatttgtcatggtgatctgaaagggaccattgacaatagctgtccagatgttcctatcaattgcattgatgtggacacacatacaatccttccaatagccatagttttcaccgttgaaaactggagctctattgtgagcccctttaggtccggaagccatctttccaataagtgtttcacgtagcacggaataaaccagagctcttgatgccacttgttagacgctggcctgaggatctagaggggggtgaatagatctcacagagtttttcggaattatttcgaactaaagcgaaagcggttcttaatcgacttgcgtctattccagaccgttattgcaagggtcgtatatgtgacaaaaccacaagataattgagattaacgatgaagtgatatgttatcgaatcaatacgtttcacagctgaaaatcaactaacttctaaattgacaaactttggtttgcaatgcagtaataatggaataagcaaaaagacaaacacttggtgataatgttcaaattgatgatgattcaagatgtggtgaattgtgatgtttatgcagaaccttaattcacaattttaacacttgaatcgttaatcaattttgcaattatgaccaaatatgaacataatgtaaatgaaaagataaaagcgacaagaacacgatatttgttcaggcagttcgtcgatcgtcctcgctacgactacgtctgcccccaattccaaattgaaattgggaaatcttccattaatgttgaaagcagtttatacaaagaagaaagcaaagcgataaacaataaaccgaatttgtcgatcctttgaatcttcttccccattaatcttgagccagatcaaggtgatccaagagcttcacttgatcccttttctgcagtgtcttgaattgccttgaacccttgttcttcaatcttcacactcagatggatcctcgatgaaacctcttgataaaaacccccaagaaacacctatcttggaggacaaaaccctcggattttattcaccaaaaaccccacaaatcttcacccactaggaatcttcaattccgttccatggacgttatcgaactcgatcactaaccctcaacgcaagaatgattatgtgtaattgtgttggagatgatgaagaacgaagatgagaagactttgtgtatctttcagtcattGGTGTTTAttgcaataattgaaccttggacaatatatatgagagcttatcagttggagcagagaaaaacagaaattttggcatttttgatcaattaggtcgacctcttgtagtgcttaggtcgacctagcagaggtgcgtTAACTTTGaatgattttgctcccagttaggtcgacctgtttgggaagtaggtcgaccagaattctttCAAATGAGTTTTGGgatatttcttcagtttaggtcgacctagttgatgtgtgggtcgacctagcagaagtgtatgagattttctccattttaggtcgacctgggttgacagtaggtcgacctagatgctgcttttctgcatttttcttgttttgcttgtgttgagtcgacctatatgcatagtaggtcgacctgctctgtcataagtgaccaatgcttgcttttctttgagttcttctgcttgtgccttgttgcttgtaagcttgttgagtttgccatgaatcaaaaacatctttgtgagtgtgatcttgtattcacatatatgctttagccagtgtggcactactatcacaacggatagaaattggtgatatcggtttaggccatatcggaatctcatataccaagttccttagccattctgcttctttaccagcagcagctaatgctacaaactcagattccattgtggaactagttatacttgtttgcttcttggaagcccatgagatggcacctcccccaagcaaAAACACCCATCCACTTttagaggatgaatcttcaatattatttatccaactagcatccgaataaccctctaacaccgaaggaaatcccatatatgacaatccataattcatagtacccttcaagtacttgaataccctagttatcgcatgccaatgatgtctactaggattactagtaaatctgctcaactttccaaccgcataagcaatatccggtctagtgctaatcatagcatacatcaaagagcctatagctcttgagtattcgagttgatccacaggtttacctgtatttgacataagcttttctcccggatccatgggaatacttactggagaacaatgttcataattgaacttcttgagtattttctcaatgtaatgagattgcgtaattacaatccccttattctcccgtttaatcttaataccaagaataacgtatgcttctcccatatccttcatggagaactttgatgacaagaatttcttcaacttgattttggtcggtgccaaagatcaacatgtcatcaacatatagacaaatgaaaactcctttaccggatgtatcgaatttgctatatacacatttttcagcttggtttagaatgaaaccattagacaaaacaacctcatcaaacttttgatgccactgcttcggagcttgtttcagcccatacaacgacttaactagTTTACACACTTTGTGCTCATTACCAAGCATTACAAatccttcaggttgcttcatatacacttcttcttccaaatcatCATTCAGAAATTATGTTTTGACAACCATTTGATGGatcactagattatgaatagccgccaaggaaatcaacaatctaatagtagtgatacgggcaactgagcataggtatcgaaataaccaatcccttctttttgtctAAAGCCTTGGATAACTAATGTAGCTTTAAACTTGTCAATTGTACCATCGAATTTCATCTTCCTTTTGAAGATCCATTTGCAACCCAATGGTTTGCAGCCTGGTGGTAAATTAGATAATACCCAAGTATTATTTTCCATGATAGAACCAATCTCTTCATCAATTGCTTCTTTCCAAAAAACAGAGTGTCGAGATTTCACAGCTTCATCATACGTTCTTGGATCCTTCTCTATACTATAGCAATAATAGTATTGAGTCTCAATCTGATCCTTTGATCCCTCAACTAAATATAGTTGAAAATCAGATCCATAAGATCTAGATTTTCTAGCTCTTTTGCTTCTACGGGGTTCAAGTGTCTCACTTGGTACATCATTTGAATGATCATCCCTTAGAGATTCCTCTGAATTAGGTATAGATATCTTTGgtctaggtatagaagagaaacaATTCTCATCAAATATGGCATCTCTTGATTCTATAATTGTGTTAATAGAAATCGAGTCATTAGGTTCTATAACATAAAACCTATAAGCCTTGGAGTGTTCAGCATATCCAACAAAGATGCAACCTACACCCTTTTCgcccaaaattttcctttttggGTCCGGGAGTCTCACCACGGCCCTACAACCCCAAACACGTAGAAATGTTAAGTTGGGTCTTTTCTTATACCAAAGTTCATATGGGGTAATCTTGTTCCTTTTATTAGGAACCCTATTTAACAAATAACAAGCCGTTAACATAGCTTCTCCCCAAAACCCTTCACTCAAACCAGAGTAAGATAACATGGCATTTACCATTTCTTTAAGaactctatttttcctttcagccacaccattttgttgaggtgtataaggTGTCGTAGTTTCATGAATGATTCCTACGGATTGGAAAAATACAGGATCATAGTATTCACCACCTCTATCAGTACGCAATGTTTTAATCAGCACATTCCGTTGCACTTCAACTTCAGTTTTATAAATTCTGAATTCATCTAAGGCTTCATCCTTAGCGTGCAACAAATAAACATAGCAGAATCTAGATGCATCATCaatgaaagtgacaaaatattttttattccctaATGATGGAGTAGCATGCAAATCACATAAATCACTATGTACTAACTCAAGAATGATAGATTTCCTTGTTATACTTTTAAAAGGTTGTCTAGTAATCTTTGTTAACATGCAAGTTTTACACTTTtcgttattttcatcaaaaacagGAATTAAATCGTTTTTAGACATTTCATGCATTCTTTTATAATGTACATGTCCTAAACGAGCATGCCATAACGAAAAATTGATAATATTCGAAGAAGACATAAATATAGAACCAGAATCTTTAGGAactccattcaaattcatcataaacattccattattataataaccaaatcctacaaacacaccagacttcgataaaatatatttatcgGATTCACTCACTTGCTTGTATCCAAGCTTATTCAATACAGGACCAGAAATTAAATTCTTACGTAACTTAGGAACATACAATACATTAAACAAAGTAATAGTCTTTCCAGAACTGAATTCTAGCACCACGTTTCCTTTGCCTTCAACGGGAGCGAAGTGATCATCTCCCATGTATAGAACAAAACCATCTTCCACTGGAACAAATGTCTTGAACCAGAAACGATCCTTGCAAAAATGAGTTGTGGCACCAGAATCAATCCACCACGCGATAGCATCATCCTGCACATAAAATGCCTCAGAAGTTAGTGAAACCGaatgtttaatcaaactattcaaTTTACAAATTGATTTCTGACCTTGGTTTTCGGATTGGTCCTTAGACCCCTTTCCTGAACCACTTGCGTTCGTGTTGTCGTGCTTTTTGGCAAAACgacaatccttcttgaagtgGCCTGTTCTGCCACACTTCCAGCATTCTAGTTTCGGTTTCTTGTTAACACCGAAATTGCCCTTTTTGTTATTGAAAGCAcgtttctttcctttgtttttgttgttatcgtTCTTACTACCCTCTTCGATCATATTAACCGAGGGTCCAAcaatttctttgccttttccTTTGTTATCCTCATGCGCTCGTAGAGATTCCTCTATGCGCAAGTGACTTCCAAGTTGGATCAAAGACAGTTCGTCTTTTCCATGTTTCAGATTGTGTTTGAAATCCTTCCATGAAGGAGGCAACTTGTCTATGATGCTTGAGACAGATATTGTTTCATCCATATTCAATCCATGCAGTGTGAATTGTCCAAGGATTCGGAGGAGTTCATTGAATTGTTCCATGACAGACCTCGATTCAACCATTTTGTAATTATTGAAGTCGGTCACCAGGAACTTTTTACTGGATGAGTCCTCTGCCATGTACTTGGCTTCGAGACAATCCCACAATTCCTTTGCAGATTCCACGTTTTGGTAAATATCAAATAACGGATCAGACATACCGTTAAGAATGTGCCCTCTGCATATGTAGTCGTCGTTCTCCCACTTTGATCGGCGTCTCAGATTTTCAACCGTTTCATCCTCTACAAGTTCTGGAATTGGTGTAGAAAGGACGTGCGCCACCTTCAACGTTGTCAACATGAAATGCATCTTCTTCTGCCAACGCCTGAAGTCttgtccttgaaacttgtccaattttccgaaacttttagtcatctccttcatggtgcttcctcctccagccatgattatcagaataaatactttgttcgtttgttagaaataggtatgataatcctggatatcttcaagaatcgtgttcgttcactttccgaacaaagtatttcgaccctatacttgtctgggttcacgaaatctttgcggggataattcttgaagaatcaatctgtttctgacaatggacaacagatcagaatgtagaggaagtatatAATTTCGTGtttcaaatcgagaccaaaagactccttatataggagaccaataatagaaacgaacagacacacctgttCGGTAGAACAGTTATGTTGGTTGAAAACGAGgcacctgttcggtaaaacggttatgcccggcagggcgctgccccgcactccgccaggggctccgccccttggaaccccgtttctattattcatattcaattgtaCGTTTGGCtccacgagcgtgcactccgcactaccctaactcgcttcaagcttaacgcataattgcatcggccttcagtaaatcacattactaccaaaattacattgatgatactaaaatcaccaacatctcaatcatccgctataagctataagtcatcagtcatcagtcatcagccatcagtcataagataagctatcagctagcttatcagtcaaccgctatttttaccaaacagacccttagtaTTTTTTACATACAGACGAAATGCTGATAATGCTACCCTTTTATTTAGTTGGCACTATGACGTATTTGTTGTGGCTGAGCCTGGAGATCTTGCTGAGAAGTTTCTACAAAGTGTAAAATTTTGTTACTTCATCTCCAGGCTTTGCTGCAGGCTCTTGGTGATAGGAAGGGTATTAACCGGTTTGGTAACTTCTATGCTCCACTTGATGAATCATTAGTTCATGTTTCTCTGGTAATTAGTGTATTGTTTACTGCATTTATAATCATCACTAGTgcagaaagtactttttacatcgggcaaaaagtactttttacatcgggtctGAGTCCGATGTAAAGCCAAGCGATGTAATAAGtcagagacattttacatcgggccaaggCCCGATGTAAAAAATtaacataccacatcggttgaattcagatgtctgatgtgaaaaataatgcaattagtttataaaaaaatatatacgccatattttacatcggtttGCCAGTATGCCCGATGTAATAGACACTTTTTACATCGGTTTGTCAGTATGCCTGATGTAATAAATagctttttacatcggtttttcaTTTTGCCCGATGTAATATGTTTTCTGCTTTTAAGCGTATAAATGCTGTTTTTCTTATTTTAACCTGTAATTTCTTTTGTACCTAATTTTCCATATAATTTTCAAATACCACAAAGACCAAAGTTAGGTCGctatttttcacatttttcccaCAACACACAGACCTCATTTAGGtcactatttttatatttttctaaccAATGAAGGATATAATTTCATTGTACTAAAtagctaatatatatatatatacactacaaaatttacaaaagtattaattTAGGATACACAGGTTTATTAAATTATAAGAAAGTTTATACAAGGTGGACTActacaaaataacaaaacaacaaatatccAACCATTTAAGTCCTTTCGCGCACTTGAAATACCAACATGCATCCATGAGAAGATGAGTTGTAGCTTCTGAAGACAACACCAAAATTACTTTACCTGTGAATAAACCAATAACACTAAGTAACATCAGCAGACAACACCAAAGTCAACACCAAAGTCAAGAAACTAGCTCGAATAAAAAATATAGACAATTTAATATAACTCAGCAGATAAAGCTTAATCTTTATACaactcaaagaaacatttttCCTAATGGAGTCGCAAatcatacaaatcaaaataatatacatagaattataattttaatcttcAAAGTAAACCtattcaaaataatatatttaagtatgccttaaattttattattttttattgcattttaaTTCAGTTGGGTCATCAAATACCAAAGGATATTATTATGATTAATTAATGGGGGCCAGCGAATTACAGCCAACTGAGAGATTATTTGAAACCAGATATGGTACATTAGAAGCTTACCATGCCTTAATGTCACATAGTCTGATTTTGTCACAGAACCATAAAACTTATTGAAAAAGGGATTGCTGAAAGAAGATtaaaaaattagtataaataaaaaaacatggaACAGAAACTTACTTAGATTAGATTATCTAAAAGTCAGCATCTCttgtaatatcatccacataagcCTTGCATGAGAAATTTTGATTAAAACTGAAGATGGTACAATTAAAAGGGGGAGAACAATATATAAAAGCACTTTGTGGAGAAACCATTAAAAAGGACCTCGCTCAAATAGTTTTATTGAACTTTCGGCTTTTACATGTAGTTGTAAGTAGTTGCAATTGATCTTTATAGCAGACCCAAGTTTAGTCTATTACATTATAATAAAACatttcaaaaacaataatgttGGTAGATAGATTAAAAAAGTCATGATTTAGGTAAACTAgctcaaaagaattaacatgcaATAATTATCAACCGTCCACATAATCTTCTTAAACCCAGTTACAGAAATGTATCttctaaggttttttgtgttgACAAGGAGGCAAAAGTATCTTCCTCGTGTTCCTTTTGGTGGAAGGATATTATTAAGGTTAGTTCTTCTTTTATAGTGGATCCTATTGTTGAAAATATTAGCTATATTGTTCATGATGGTTTTAAGACACCCTTTTGGGATTCTAAGTGGCTTGGTGGTGTTTCTTTGAGAGATAACTTTCCGGTGTTATATGAGTATTCCCGGTTGAAAAAAGTATCGGTAGCGGCAATGGGAGGGTGGATGGAgggaaattggaaatggagtaatTTTGGTATATCCAATGACATTTTGGAAGCGGAAGATTCCGTAGAAGAGGCGGTTAGTATGAAAAATAAAGTGGAGGAGTTTAGCAGTTGGAAAGTGGGCAAAGATTTGGTGGAGTGGAATGGCAACTCGGACAAGACTTTTTCGGTAGCTTCATGCTACGAGTTTTTGGATTTGATGCGGATTCCTTATGGTCCTCCGAATATCCATGATGGAgtttttggtttgatttggaaGTTGGATGTTCCTTTCAAGATCAAAGCTTTCGGTTGGAGATTATTCCGGAATAGACTTCCTACAAAAGACCAATTGGCTCTTAGAGGTATTGCTTTTTCTCTAGATAATTCATTATGTTCTTTTTGTGGTGTTTGCTCGGAAAATTTGAATCATCTCTTTTTTGAATGTGGGGTGGCGATGAAGATTTGGCGCGATATAGAGGTTTGGGTTGGTAAAGGGGATAGTTATTTTGTAGAGTGCCTTGCTTTTTATATGGATTGGCATTCTTTTTTTAATGTGCATATGGTGAAAGATAGAAAATTGGGTGTAGTTTGGTTAGCTATTACTTGGGCTATATGGTTAGTTAGAAATGGTGTTTGTTTCCGGAATGAACCTTGGAACGTCGACAATACGGTGTGGAACATCAAACTTTTGGTGTGGAAGTGGTCATATTGTGGGAAGATTACTCATCCCAAATATACCTTTTATGAGTTTTGTAAGGATCCGGTGTTTTTCCTCTCATAAAGtaatttggtttgtaattttctttatCGTTTTGGTTGGGATCCGGTGTATACGGGTTGGAGAAACCCCTTTGTTCTCCCGTTAATATAATttcttgctttctaaaaaaaaagtTACAGAAATGTGATTGGGGAGCATCATGTATGTGCACCAGCTGTTTTCAACCGTGAACATGGATTGAATAGTAACAACACATCATTATCAAGTTTTGGTTCTTAGCTCAAGGCAAACTCCTAGAGAAAAATACATGTCATACTCCACCAAGAGTTTAATATTTCACCAGAAAAAACAACACTTCACTAATTCAAACTAAATACTTACAAAAAGAGATAAAGAAGTTGGAATCCTTTGAAGAGATTGTAGGAAGCATGGAATTCCTTTCTCGAACTAAACTACTATTCTTCCAGAAAGTAAGATTTGCCCTCGGTAGCAACAAGCCAGGATCAGTACAAAGACACTTCACATCTAGGCCTATCTTCTCAATGACCTCAAACCTAACCATTCCCCCATCAATCAAAAGCTCATCCCCAACCTTCACATCTGACACATTACAATAAACCAATTAACAATGACACAACAATTCACAAATAAAATCAGAAACTAAATGGCTCAGCATAACGAGATATAATCTCATTTCACCATCAATTTGAAACAAACAAAATCCAACAACTATTTATGTGACTATTTATGTGATGAAATTGAAATTAACCGTTGACAAAAACCTCATAGTTGACATTGATGATAAGATGTGGAAGTGGAAGAGAAGAATCAAACACCCTAACCCTAAAAGTCCAGATCTGACCATCCTGAAAAGAACAGAACAAGAACAATGGAAATTCAAATTTGAGTAATGAGATTGAATAGCAAGATAAATATGAATGTCTACCTCAGATTTAGCAGAAGAAGCACCAGCGAGATCACCCATATGAATCTCACTCCCTTCAGTATCCATCATAATCGCAATCGCAAATCCCATTTCCTGGTTAAGTCTTCTTACACGATTAATAACCGTTTTATGCCACTCTCTAGTCCCATGACACATGTTAATTCTCGCAACGTTCATTCCACCAACAGCAAGAGCTTCAAGCTGTTCAAACCAGCACGTAGCGGGTCCGATAGTGCAAACGAGTTTGGTTCTCCTGGTGCTACAAAAGCCATTCTCTTTGAGCTCTATTTTAGTGACGGCGTCGACTTCAATTGAGCCGAGATCTAGTGGAACACCCGGTCCTGCTCCGTTGTAGTCGAAGGCGATTCTTTGGGATGTTATGGAGGAGGCGCAAATGATGGGGAAGCGGCGAGGGGAGATGGGAGGtgggtggtggtggtgtggtggGGGGAGGGGGGGTGTGAAGAGTTGGAGGTGGAGGCGTGAGACTAACATTGTGAATGTGGGGAGATGATTGGGAGAAGGGAGTGAGGTTTTGTTTGGGGGAGCATCCTTCTCCTTGAGACTGCAAGGAAGCATGTGACGGAATACACCAGGAGGAACACATATTTTGATGAGGATGGAGTACTCTTGTTGAAGATGAAGTAGCCGCAGATGAGGATGCAACGGCAGAAACGAAAAAACGAAGGTTTTGGGAACCAATGAGTATGGTAAAAAATATTAGGGTTTTGTGGAAAAAGGACATTCTTGACTTCGGTTGGGCCCGAGGCCTGATGTAACAGCCACATTATATGCTTTTTACATCGGTTGGGCAATTGGACCGATGTAATGGCATTTTAGaacaaaaatcattttatttatCAAACTGCCAccgtgtttttattttttttatcactggACTTTTTACATCGGTTGGGACATTGGTCCGATGTAATCGGTTATATTTTTccctaaattaaatattttttatatcattggtaataaatgtctgatgtaaaattccttgacaaatattttttacatcaTATATTTTTATACCTTATGTAAAGACCTTTTCtcaaatgtcatatttttagtaGTGCATTAACTATCTGTTATAGATTTAACTTTATGTGTGCTGGGAATACAAATGTTATGTCCTTGATTAGAAATACATTAAATGGatgaagaaattttgaaatgAATTAAGGTCCGGTTCATTAATTGATTGCGTTAAATTTTACATGGTTGACGATTTTGAATTGGCAAAGTCGCAGCATGATGGAGACACGGAAGTAGAAAATCATTTATTGTGACATTTGGGTTTGTGCCGTTTAATTCATTATTCTTTACTTTTATTTCAGTTTTTTCTTTCTAATAGTTTGTCGCCTTTAATTTGCTGAATTTTTCTACTATCTTGTTGTTACATTGTCTCATGAAGGATTAAGATTAaagtttaaatattat
This Vicia villosa cultivar HV-30 ecotype Madison, WI unplaced genomic scaffold, Vvil1.0 ctg.003269F_1_1, whole genome shotgun sequence DNA region includes the following protein-coding sequences:
- the LOC131640674 gene encoding pyruvate kinase isozyme A, chloroplastic-like isoform X1, translating into MLPCSLKEKDAPPNKTSLPSPNHLPTFTMLVSRLHLQLFTPPLPPPHHHHPPPISPRRFPIICASSITSQRIAFDYNGAGPGVPLDLGSIEVDAVTKIELKENGFCSTRRTKLVCTIGPATCWFEQLEALAVGGMNVARINMCHGTREWHKTVINRVRRLNQEMGFAIAIMMDTEGSEIHMGDLAGASSAKSEDGQIWTFRVRVFDSSLPLPHLIINVNYEVFVNDVKVGDELLIDGGMVRFEVIEKIGLDVKCLCTDPGLLLPRANLTFWKNSSLVRERNSMLPTISSKDSNFFISFCKYLV
- the LOC131640674 gene encoding pyruvate kinase isozyme A, chloroplastic-like isoform X2, with translation MLPCSLKEKDAPPNKTSLPSPNHLPTFTMLVSRLHLQLFTPPLPPPHHHHPPPISPRRFPIICASSITSQRIAFDYNGAGPGVPLDLGSIEVDAVTKIELKENGFCSTRRTKLVCTIGPATCWFEQLEALAVGGMNVARINMCHGTREWHKTVINRVRRLNQEMGFAIAIMMDTEGSEIHMGDLAGASSAKSEDGQIWTFRVRVFDSSLPLPHLIINVNYEM